From one Leifsonia sp. Root1293 genomic stretch:
- a CDS encoding M23 family metallopeptidase, protein MRYSPDHPVVVGLPLRGEGWLAVTTPATRVPSHGVDVLGQTYAYDFLKVDERPGGHFSPAGGLRGNLLGVRARDCYAWGASVHAPCDGVVVGASDGTPEREWIHPVRELTRMTWNGLTFTPGRLGAIMGNHVTLRLDPSTCSADRPDAPASIFAGFAHLQPGSVSVSPGQRVHAGDVLGRVGHTGNSTSPHLHFQLMDSADLLEAHGIPCAFSAYEVQRGGSWERVTDAIPSSRDRIRSIPTR, encoded by the coding sequence ATGCGCTACTCCCCCGACCATCCCGTCGTCGTCGGCCTTCCGCTTCGCGGCGAGGGATGGCTCGCGGTGACCACACCGGCCACCCGCGTGCCGAGTCACGGCGTCGACGTGCTCGGGCAGACGTACGCCTACGACTTCCTCAAGGTCGACGAGCGGCCGGGCGGCCATTTCAGCCCAGCGGGCGGACTGCGCGGCAACCTCCTCGGCGTGCGGGCGCGCGACTGCTACGCGTGGGGCGCATCAGTTCACGCTCCCTGTGACGGTGTCGTCGTGGGCGCGAGCGACGGCACGCCCGAGCGCGAGTGGATCCACCCCGTGCGCGAGCTCACGCGCATGACCTGGAACGGGCTGACGTTCACCCCGGGGAGGCTGGGCGCCATCATGGGAAACCACGTGACACTGAGGCTCGATCCGAGCACCTGCTCTGCAGACCGGCCGGACGCCCCCGCCTCGATCTTCGCCGGGTTCGCCCACCTGCAGCCCGGCAGCGTGAGCGTCAGCCCCGGTCAGCGCGTGCACGCGGGTGACGTGCTCGGCCGCGTCGGCCACACGGGCAACTCCACGTCGCCGCACCTGCACTTCCAGCTGATGGACTCCGCCGACCTGCTCGAGGCGCACGGCATCCCGTGCGCCTTCAGCGCCTACGAGGTGCAGCGCGGCGGGTCGTGGGAACGGGTGACGGATGCGATCCCGAGCAGTCGGGACCGCATCCGTTCGATTCCCACTCGCTGA
- a CDS encoding endonuclease/exonuclease/phosphatase family protein: protein MPVTRSIPIAIAATLVGGLLTATVGVGAASAAVPSTSTSTSTQSAAAAAASGLPTATNLRIATFNLSLNRAAPGQLEADLATGTNEQARTVAEIIQRANPDIVLLNEFDYVPDGRATDAFRSNYLAVGQNGANPVDYPYAYTAPSNTGIPSGYDLNNDGTVGGGDDAFGFGVFEGQYGMAILSKFPIVTDKVRTFQKFLWKDMPGALLPDDPATPEANDWYSPEELKVVRLSSKSHWDVPVKVGRATVHVLAAHPTPPTFDGPEDRNGRRNHDEIRFWADYISPLKSRYITDDAGKRGGLSPLSPFVILGDQNADPLDGDSVDSAIQQLLDNWRITDPKPTSAGAPEAAALQGGANATHLGDPKYDTADFADTAPGNLRADYVLPSRGLLQVRDAGVFWPTQSDPLSALTGVFPFPSSDHRLVWVDLRVPRLVGLLG from the coding sequence ATGCCCGTCACCCGTTCGATCCCGATCGCCATCGCCGCCACCCTCGTCGGCGGCCTGCTCACAGCGACCGTCGGAGTCGGCGCGGCCAGTGCCGCCGTGCCATCGACCTCGACCTCGACCTCGACCCAGAGCGCGGCGGCCGCGGCCGCATCCGGCCTCCCCACGGCGACGAACCTGCGCATCGCCACCTTCAACCTCTCGCTCAACCGCGCCGCACCCGGCCAGCTCGAGGCCGACCTCGCCACGGGCACCAACGAGCAGGCGCGTACGGTGGCCGAGATCATCCAGCGCGCGAACCCCGACATCGTGCTCCTGAACGAATTCGACTACGTTCCGGATGGCCGGGCCACCGACGCCTTCCGCAGCAATTACCTGGCCGTCGGCCAGAACGGTGCGAACCCGGTCGACTACCCGTACGCGTACACGGCTCCGTCGAACACCGGCATACCCAGCGGCTACGACCTCAACAACGACGGCACCGTCGGCGGCGGAGACGACGCCTTCGGCTTCGGGGTGTTCGAGGGGCAGTACGGCATGGCCATCCTGTCGAAGTTCCCGATCGTCACCGACAAGGTGCGCACCTTCCAGAAGTTCCTCTGGAAGGACATGCCCGGCGCCCTGCTCCCCGACGACCCGGCCACCCCGGAGGCGAACGACTGGTACTCTCCGGAGGAACTGAAGGTGGTGCGGCTCTCGAGCAAGTCGCACTGGGACGTGCCCGTGAAGGTCGGCAGGGCGACGGTGCACGTGCTCGCCGCTCACCCGACCCCGCCCACCTTCGACGGGCCGGAAGACCGGAACGGCCGCCGCAACCACGATGAGATCCGGTTCTGGGCCGACTACATCTCGCCGCTGAAGAGCCGCTACATCACCGACGACGCCGGAAAGCGCGGCGGCCTGTCACCGCTGTCGCCCTTCGTCATCCTGGGCGACCAGAACGCAGACCCGCTCGACGGCGACTCGGTCGACAGCGCCATCCAGCAACTGCTCGACAACTGGCGCATCACCGATCCGAAGCCGACCTCCGCTGGTGCGCCCGAGGCTGCAGCGCTGCAGGGGGGCGCGAACGCCACCCATCTGGGCGACCCGAAGTACGACACCGCCGACTTCGCCGACACGGCCCCGGGCAACCTCCGCGCCGACTACGTGCTGCCGTCGCGCGGACTGCTGCAGGTGCGCGACGCCGGTGTCTTCTGGCCGACGCAGTCCGACCCGCTGTCTGCGCTCACCGGAGTCTTCCCCTTCCCGAGCAGCGACCACCGCTTGGTCTGGGTCGACCTGCGGGTCCCGCGTCTCGTGGGCCTTCTGGGCTGA
- the ligD gene encoding non-homologous end-joining DNA ligase — MNAAKDDATTLEIDGREVRISHPDKIVFPEPGLTKLDLVQYYLDVADGALRGAADRPMVLKRFVKGIDKEAFFQKRAPESRPPWIETTTLHYASGTSAEEVVVTDAASLAWVINLGCIDLNPHPVRAWDLDHPDELRVDLDPMPGVDWTQIVDVAFVARDVLEDCGLVGWPKTSGSRGLHINVRIEPKWSYREVRLAAETLAREVENRAPGLASAHWWKEERGASVFVDFNQNAKDRTVASAYSIRALPDARVSTPLTWEEVRDRRPDEFTVATMLTRFAERGDVAAGIDGAAGSLDALLALAEQLGPAEKAPATAKGDGAESSGRRQPSMPLIEIARAKTKDEALAGLETWKARHPDVVPHLEPADELVDGMRGSSSLWYRIRVNLQHVPEDLRPEQAPLEVDYDPWAGRG, encoded by the coding sequence ATGAACGCGGCCAAGGACGACGCGACCACGCTCGAGATCGACGGGCGTGAGGTGCGCATCAGTCACCCCGACAAGATCGTCTTTCCAGAACCGGGGCTCACCAAGCTCGACCTCGTCCAGTACTACCTGGACGTGGCCGACGGCGCCCTGCGCGGAGCAGCCGACCGCCCCATGGTGCTCAAGCGCTTCGTCAAGGGAATCGATAAGGAGGCCTTCTTCCAGAAGCGAGCCCCCGAGTCCCGCCCGCCGTGGATCGAGACCACGACACTCCACTACGCGTCCGGAACGTCGGCCGAGGAGGTCGTGGTGACGGATGCCGCCTCTCTGGCCTGGGTGATCAACCTGGGGTGCATCGACCTCAACCCCCATCCGGTGCGCGCATGGGACCTCGATCACCCCGACGAACTGCGCGTCGACCTCGACCCGATGCCCGGCGTCGACTGGACGCAGATCGTCGACGTCGCCTTCGTCGCCCGCGACGTGCTGGAGGACTGCGGGCTCGTCGGCTGGCCGAAGACGAGCGGGTCGCGAGGCCTGCACATCAACGTGCGGATCGAGCCGAAATGGAGCTATCGCGAGGTGCGCCTGGCCGCGGAGACGCTGGCCCGCGAGGTCGAGAACCGGGCTCCGGGGCTCGCGTCGGCACACTGGTGGAAGGAGGAACGGGGAGCGAGCGTCTTCGTCGACTTCAATCAGAACGCGAAGGACCGCACTGTCGCTTCCGCCTACTCGATCCGCGCCCTGCCCGACGCTCGGGTGTCGACTCCCCTCACGTGGGAGGAGGTGCGCGATCGACGACCCGATGAGTTCACCGTCGCCACCATGCTCACCCGGTTCGCCGAACGCGGAGACGTCGCTGCCGGCATCGACGGAGCTGCCGGCAGCCTCGACGCGCTGCTCGCACTGGCCGAGCAACTCGGCCCGGCCGAGAAGGCTCCGGCGACCGCCAAGGGCGACGGCGCGGAATCCTCCGGTCGCCGACAGCCGTCGATGCCGCTCATCGAGATCGCGCGAGCGAAGACCAAGGACGAAGCCCTCGCGGGTCTCGAGACGTGGAAGGCACGGCATCCGGATGTCGTCCCGCACCTCGAGCCGGCCGATGAACTCGTCGACGGCATGCGCGGATCGAGTTCGCTCTGGTACCGCATCAGGGTGAACCTCCAGCATGTTCCGGAGGATCTGCGCCCCGAGCAGGCTCCACTCGAGGTCGACTACGACCCGTGGGCGGGGCGCGGCTGA
- a CDS encoding NADPH:quinone reductase, translating into MRAIVYTQTGDSSVLESTEREIAEPGPGEIRVRVMVSGVNPTDWKTRRGSNAAPSGVESVPNQDGAGIVDAVGPGVDGFAVGDRVWLGISAWQRPASGTAQEYTITLASRAFPLPDAVSFEEGAAFGVPAVTAHRALTVAEDGPAQLAPGALAGRVVLVAGGAGAVGHAAVQLARWAGATVITTVSGSDKAALATAAGAHHVVSYRDPDAEEQIRGLAPDGVDIVVEVAAGANAALDQAVTHSRSTIASYGNDGGVPLTIEFGRAISLNLRYQFVLIYTMGAEAWVAAGSAITAAAADSALGIGDETGLPVHRYALEQTAEAHDAVEGGVVGKVLIAVGDERRPR; encoded by the coding sequence ATGAGAGCAATCGTCTACACCCAGACCGGCGACTCGTCGGTGCTCGAATCGACCGAACGTGAGATTGCGGAACCGGGTCCCGGCGAGATCCGGGTGCGGGTCATGGTCTCGGGCGTGAATCCCACGGATTGGAAGACGCGTCGCGGGTCGAATGCAGCGCCATCCGGGGTCGAGAGCGTTCCCAACCAGGATGGCGCCGGCATCGTGGACGCGGTCGGTCCCGGCGTCGACGGATTCGCCGTCGGCGACCGCGTCTGGCTCGGAATCTCGGCATGGCAGCGGCCAGCATCCGGAACCGCCCAGGAGTACACGATCACCCTGGCTTCGCGGGCATTCCCGCTGCCGGATGCGGTGAGCTTCGAGGAGGGCGCTGCGTTCGGCGTACCCGCCGTGACCGCGCATCGCGCACTGACCGTCGCCGAGGACGGACCCGCGCAGCTCGCGCCGGGCGCCCTCGCCGGACGTGTGGTGCTCGTCGCTGGTGGAGCGGGCGCCGTCGGACATGCGGCCGTCCAGCTCGCTCGGTGGGCCGGCGCCACCGTGATCACCACAGTGAGCGGATCCGACAAGGCGGCGCTGGCCACTGCAGCCGGAGCGCACCACGTCGTCAGCTATCGGGATCCGGATGCCGAGGAGCAGATCCGCGGGCTCGCTCCCGACGGCGTCGACATCGTGGTGGAGGTCGCGGCCGGCGCCAATGCGGCGCTCGACCAGGCTGTGACGCATTCGCGCTCCACCATCGCGAGCTACGGCAACGATGGTGGTGTGCCGCTCACCATCGAGTTCGGGCGAGCGATCTCGCTCAACCTGCGCTACCAGTTCGTGCTGATCTACACGATGGGCGCCGAGGCATGGGTCGCGGCGGGTTCCGCCATCACCGCGGCTGCCGCCGACAGCGCGTTGGGCATCGGCGATGAGACGGGGCTGCCCGTGCACCGGTATGCCCTCGAGCAGACCGCGGAGGCGCACGACGCCGTCGAGGGTGGCGTCGTCGGCAAGGTGCTGATCGCGGTGGGCGACGAGCGCCGCCCCCGCTGA
- a CDS encoding formylglycine-generating enzyme family protein, whose amino-acid sequence MQPARPDRAAPDLAVLPVLITVPAGTIELRDARSETARSVELQSFEIGRTAVTAAEWAAVARPVPRVDDPVPQHPVTWFEAVNWCNGASDAAGLRRAYVVDGGRVSWDGSADGFRLPTEAEWEFAARAGSTGPRYGSLDEIAWSSLDDIAGPQPVAGKAPNAFGLFDTIGNVWEWCWDYADTARYGDYRSLRGGGWADREWSLRASVRRGSAPDAVLEDVGFRVARGVVGSPGGSEAQGWSDRADRKRADVRGPRPVGWTPLRFEG is encoded by the coding sequence ATCCAGCCTGCGCGGCCCGATCGTGCCGCGCCCGACCTGGCTGTTCTGCCGGTATTGATCACTGTGCCGGCCGGCACGATCGAACTGCGCGACGCGCGCTCGGAGACAGCGCGCAGCGTCGAGCTGCAATCCTTCGAGATCGGCCGGACTGCTGTGACCGCGGCGGAGTGGGCGGCGGTGGCCAGACCGGTTCCCCGCGTCGACGACCCGGTGCCACAGCATCCGGTCACCTGGTTCGAGGCGGTGAACTGGTGCAACGGGGCGTCGGATGCCGCGGGCCTGCGACGCGCCTACGTCGTCGACGGCGGCCGGGTTAGCTGGGACGGGAGCGCCGACGGCTTCAGGCTGCCGACGGAAGCGGAGTGGGAGTTCGCTGCTCGAGCGGGCTCCACGGGGCCACGGTACGGCTCGCTCGATGAGATCGCGTGGTCGAGCCTCGATGACATTGCCGGCCCGCAGCCTGTGGCAGGCAAGGCGCCGAATGCGTTCGGACTCTTCGACACCATCGGCAACGTGTGGGAGTGGTGCTGGGACTATGCCGATACTGCCCGATACGGCGATTATCGTTCCCTGCGCGGCGGCGGGTGGGCCGATCGGGAGTGGAGTCTGAGGGCATCCGTGCGCCGCGGGAGTGCTCCGGATGCCGTGCTCGAAGACGTCGGCTTCCGTGTTGCGCGCGGGGTCGTCGGATCGCCCGGCGGCAGCGAGGCACAGGGCTGGTCGGACCGAGCCGATCGCAAGCGCGCCGACGTGCGCGGGCCGCGCCCGGTCGGGTGGACACCGCTGCGATTCGAGGGCTGA
- a CDS encoding cell wall-binding repeat-containing protein, whose amino-acid sequence MRSRAASTVVVAFALTLVAQLAVVGPAAAMPASSAASATPTAWPATSGSSASAAPASAASAPPAPFPAGITRLSGASRYETAVAVSKRYAPGVPVVYVASGADFPDALSAASAAALAGGPLLLTAPTSLPSAVMAELKRLRPAAIRVVGGTGAVSATVATALGRLAPTKRLAGADRYATGLAILKAAFTRSEHAIIATGRTFPDALAASGAAGAMRAPVVLVDGAVSTVPPATMAALAKLGVTSVAIAGGTGAVSDGIRRQLQKAGYAVKRYGGTTRYDTAALVNQAYFPAGSSSTTFLATGLDFPDALAAAALAGRLAAPLNVSPRDCVHPAVGDAIDSVGATSAVVLGGTAVVSNTAASNVRCVYPVTDQPLTSWALSPWTLNAKAAVPYSDRPPVNVADPSIKLDSTGLRIYLRRDTGARADHPVAYAQYGISALMEYKRTGKKVWLDRAVRHGQRLIDMHTVRDGGWWYPYSFPWTYYERTISAPWYSGMAQGQALSLFVRLAQQTGDKRWSTAADRTWTSFAQAKSGSAPSSSLVIDNHLYFEEYAGDQPPLLVLNGQIFAMFGLYDYWRYTGNPETARYFTGGGTTVLERMMPLVRVKGGVSYYCVQVTYCHSPLWQNQTYHVIHSWQLDTLARLTGDAAFTTWADRLRTDWTPTDASVRRVEPQNGSGDLGEAGETGEPTDPADPGATGEVGEPGDTGEVVPEPGLAPPPASGPRAGTGGDPDWIEP is encoded by the coding sequence ATGCGTTCACGCGCTGCCAGCACCGTCGTCGTCGCGTTCGCCCTCACACTGGTCGCGCAGCTCGCCGTCGTCGGCCCGGCCGCCGCGATGCCGGCCTCGTCGGCTGCATCCGCGACGCCGACCGCGTGGCCGGCCACCTCGGGTTCGTCGGCATCCGCCGCACCTGCGTCCGCTGCATCCGCGCCGCCCGCACCGTTCCCGGCCGGCATCACCCGGCTGAGCGGCGCCTCGCGTTACGAGACCGCTGTCGCGGTGTCGAAGCGGTACGCGCCCGGGGTGCCCGTGGTCTACGTGGCCTCCGGAGCCGACTTCCCCGACGCCCTGTCGGCGGCATCGGCAGCAGCACTGGCGGGCGGACCGCTCCTCCTGACGGCCCCCACCAGCCTGCCGAGCGCGGTGATGGCCGAGCTGAAGCGACTGCGGCCCGCCGCCATCCGGGTCGTCGGAGGAACCGGCGCCGTGTCGGCGACCGTGGCCACGGCACTCGGCCGGCTGGCCCCCACGAAGCGTCTCGCCGGTGCCGACAGGTACGCCACCGGTCTCGCGATCCTCAAGGCGGCCTTCACACGCTCCGAGCACGCGATCATCGCGACGGGCCGCACCTTCCCCGACGCTCTCGCCGCCTCGGGAGCCGCCGGCGCCATGCGCGCGCCCGTCGTGCTCGTCGACGGCGCGGTGTCCACGGTTCCCCCGGCGACGATGGCCGCTCTGGCGAAGCTGGGTGTCACCTCGGTCGCCATCGCCGGCGGAACAGGTGCGGTGAGCGACGGCATCCGTCGGCAGCTGCAGAAGGCGGGATATGCGGTGAAGCGCTACGGCGGTACGACCCGCTACGACACCGCAGCGCTGGTCAACCAGGCGTACTTCCCGGCCGGATCCTCCTCGACCACGTTCCTCGCCACAGGGCTCGACTTCCCCGACGCCCTCGCCGCGGCCGCCCTGGCGGGCCGGCTCGCAGCGCCCCTGAACGTCTCTCCGCGCGACTGCGTGCATCCAGCAGTCGGCGATGCCATCGACTCCGTCGGCGCCACGAGTGCCGTGGTGCTGGGCGGCACGGCCGTGGTGTCGAACACGGCCGCGTCGAACGTCCGTTGCGTCTATCCCGTCACCGACCAGCCGCTCACCAGCTGGGCCCTCTCGCCCTGGACTCTGAACGCCAAGGCTGCCGTTCCGTACTCGGATCGTCCGCCGGTGAACGTCGCCGACCCCTCGATCAAGCTCGACTCGACAGGATTGCGCATCTACCTGCGCCGCGACACCGGCGCGCGGGCGGATCACCCGGTCGCCTACGCGCAGTACGGGATCTCGGCGCTCATGGAATACAAGCGCACGGGCAAGAAGGTCTGGCTCGACCGCGCCGTGCGACACGGCCAGCGGCTCATCGACATGCACACGGTGCGCGACGGCGGCTGGTGGTACCCCTACTCCTTCCCGTGGACCTACTACGAGCGCACCATCTCGGCGCCGTGGTACTCGGGCATGGCGCAGGGTCAGGCCCTGTCCCTGTTCGTGCGGCTCGCCCAGCAGACGGGCGACAAGCGCTGGAGCACCGCGGCCGACCGCACCTGGACGAGCTTCGCCCAGGCGAAGTCGGGCTCGGCGCCGTCGTCGTCACTCGTCATCGACAACCACCTCTACTTCGAGGAGTACGCCGGAGATCAGCCGCCACTGCTCGTGCTCAACGGGCAGATCTTCGCGATGTTCGGCCTGTACGACTACTGGCGCTACACCGGCAACCCCGAGACCGCGCGCTACTTCACCGGAGGAGGAACCACCGTGCTCGAGCGGATGATGCCGCTCGTCCGCGTGAAGGGCGGGGTGTCGTACTACTGCGTGCAGGTCACCTACTGTCACAGCCCGCTCTGGCAGAACCAGACCTACCACGTGATCCACTCGTGGCAACTCGACACCCTCGCGAGACTCACCGGCGACGCCGCGTTCACGACCTGGGCGGATCGCCTCCGCACCGACTGGACGCCGACGGATGCCTCCGTCAGGCGGGTCGAGCCGCAGAACGGCTCCGGCGATCTGGGTGAGGCTGGCGAGACGGGTGAACCGACTGACCCTGCTGACCCGGGCGCGACGGGTGAGGTGGGTGAGCCTGGCGACACCGGTGAGGTCGTCCCCGAGCCGGGTCTGGCGCCGCCGCCCGCGTCGGGACCTCGTGCCGGGACCGGTGGCGATCCCGACTGGATCGAGCCGTAG
- a CDS encoding SDR family oxidoreductase translates to MRIAVIGGTGLIGTRLVSLLRAGGHDVIAASRATGVNSYTGEGLAEALTGVETVVDVSNSGYLDEREANEFFYGSTLNLLTYGAAAGVAHHVVLSVVGTDRLARTEGGYFAAKAAQERLVRASGRPFSLVHATQFFEFIQSIADAAFVRGAVRVSDALIQPMAADDVAAATAAVALGGPVNGTTEFAGPERFRLAEIVRRGLAIRQDSREVVADPLAQYFGTRLEEDELLPGPGATLATTRFVDWLAGTPAAVSSAGVSSAPSTVASA, encoded by the coding sequence ATGCGCATCGCGGTCATCGGCGGCACCGGCCTCATCGGAACCCGACTCGTCTCGCTGCTTCGCGCCGGCGGTCACGACGTCATCGCGGCATCCCGGGCCACGGGCGTCAACTCCTACACCGGCGAGGGTCTCGCGGAGGCGCTCACGGGAGTCGAGACAGTGGTGGACGTGTCGAACTCCGGTTACCTCGACGAACGCGAGGCGAACGAATTCTTCTACGGATCGACGCTGAATCTGCTCACCTACGGGGCGGCGGCAGGGGTCGCTCACCACGTCGTGCTGTCCGTCGTCGGCACCGACAGGCTCGCACGCACCGAGGGCGGCTACTTCGCCGCGAAGGCAGCGCAGGAGCGACTGGTGCGGGCATCCGGTCGGCCGTTCTCCCTCGTTCACGCGACGCAGTTCTTCGAGTTCATCCAGAGCATCGCGGATGCCGCCTTCGTGCGCGGCGCGGTTCGTGTGTCCGACGCCCTCATCCAGCCGATGGCGGCGGATGACGTCGCTGCCGCGACGGCCGCCGTCGCCCTCGGCGGGCCGGTGAACGGGACGACCGAGTTCGCCGGCCCCGAGCGATTCCGGCTCGCGGAGATCGTGCGGCGGGGGCTGGCCATCAGACAGGACTCGCGCGAGGTCGTGGCCGATCCGCTGGCGCAGTACTTCGGCACGAGGCTCGAGGAGGATGAGCTGCTGCCGGGGCCGGGAGCGACCCTGGCCACGACGCGGTTCGTCGACTGGTTGGCGGGGACGCCGGCGGCGGTGTCGTCAGCGGGGGTGTCGTCGGCGCCCTCGACTGTCGCCTCGGCCTGA
- a CDS encoding SDR family oxidoreductase, whose product MKIVVIGGTGLVGSQVVQHLAEHGHDAIPASPNSGVNTITGEGLAEVLVGANVVVDVSNSPSFADADVLEFFTTSTGNLIAAEREAGVTHHVALSIVGAERLPDSGYLRAKVAQEKLIEESGLPFSIVRATQFYEFMGRIADAATVDGVARVSTGIMQPIAAADVAIDVARVAANEPLNGTIEIAGPERLGQDELVRTVLAAAGDSRDVVSDPEAQYFGTTLSGDELSAGPDARLATTSFGQWLDAQSQASGGTAQPAAAR is encoded by the coding sequence ATGAAGATCGTCGTCATCGGAGGCACCGGCCTCGTCGGATCCCAGGTCGTGCAGCACCTCGCCGAGCACGGTCACGACGCGATTCCCGCGTCGCCGAACTCCGGAGTGAACACCATCACCGGTGAGGGCCTCGCCGAGGTGCTCGTCGGCGCGAACGTCGTCGTCGACGTGTCGAACTCGCCCTCGTTCGCGGATGCCGATGTGCTCGAGTTCTTCACGACCTCGACGGGCAACCTGATCGCCGCCGAACGAGAGGCCGGAGTCACCCATCACGTCGCCCTGTCCATCGTCGGAGCAGAGCGCCTTCCCGACAGCGGATATTTGCGGGCCAAGGTGGCCCAGGAGAAGCTCATCGAGGAGTCGGGCCTGCCCTTCTCCATCGTGCGCGCGACCCAGTTCTACGAGTTCATGGGACGCATCGCCGACGCGGCGACGGTCGACGGCGTCGCACGGGTGTCGACGGGGATCATGCAGCCGATCGCTGCAGCGGATGTCGCGATCGACGTGGCGAGGGTCGCCGCGAACGAACCGCTGAACGGCACGATCGAGATCGCCGGCCCCGAGCGCCTCGGCCAGGACGAGCTCGTCCGCACCGTGCTCGCGGCCGCCGGCGACTCCAGGGACGTCGTCTCGGATCCCGAGGCCCAGTACTTCGGCACGACGCTCTCGGGAGACGAGCTGAGCGCCGGGCCGGACGCACGACTGGCGACGACCTCGTTCGGCCAGTGGCTCGACGCCCAGTCGCAGGCCTCAGGCGGCACTGCCCAGCCTGCTGCGGCGCGGTAG
- a CDS encoding nuclear transport factor 2 family protein, whose product MDATPEEIARAFSSHRFEDALPYLADDVVWSLVGADPVLGRDAVEKLCRGTAADLAEATTEFQRFRTVVGEDSVVVDSLARYTEAGGEVSVVASCDIYDFVDGRVTEIISYTVDVGE is encoded by the coding sequence ATGGACGCCACCCCGGAGGAGATCGCTCGAGCCTTCTCCAGCCACCGCTTCGAGGATGCCCTCCCGTACCTCGCCGACGACGTCGTCTGGAGCCTGGTCGGTGCAGACCCCGTGCTCGGACGCGACGCCGTGGAGAAGCTCTGCCGGGGCACCGCCGCCGACCTCGCCGAAGCCACCACGGAGTTCCAGCGGTTCCGCACAGTGGTGGGGGAGGACAGCGTCGTGGTCGACAGCCTGGCCCGCTACACGGAGGCCGGGGGAGAGGTCTCCGTCGTCGCATCGTGCGACATCTATGATTTCGTCGACGGCAGAGTGACCGAGATCATCTCGTACACGGTCGACGTCGGGGAGTGA
- a CDS encoding VOC family protein yields MAELSPITPCLWFDDRAREAMEYYVEVFPNSRIRAIEEYPDESIDSHFAGMKGKVLNGQFTLNGMDFVCLDGGPMFTFSESISFVVSCADQAEIDHYWAKLSHVPASEQCGWCKDQFGVSWQIVPANMSDLTRTPAQVQVMMSQKKIVISELENA; encoded by the coding sequence ATGGCCGAGCTCTCACCCATCACTCCGTGCCTGTGGTTCGACGACAGGGCCCGGGAGGCGATGGAGTACTACGTGGAGGTGTTCCCGAACTCCCGCATCCGCGCGATCGAGGAGTACCCCGACGAGTCGATCGACTCTCACTTCGCCGGCATGAAGGGCAAGGTGCTGAACGGTCAGTTCACGCTGAACGGCATGGACTTCGTCTGCCTCGACGGCGGGCCCATGTTCACGTTCTCCGAGTCGATCTCGTTCGTGGTGAGCTGCGCCGATCAGGCCGAGATCGACCACTACTGGGCCAAGCTCTCTCACGTGCCGGCGTCGGAGCAGTGCGGTTGGTGCAAGGACCAGTTCGGCGTCAGCTGGCAGATCGTGCCGGCGAACATGAGTGACCTCACACGGACGCCGGCGCAGGTCCAGGTGATGATGAGTCAGAAGAAGATCGTGATCTCCGAGCTCGAGAACGCCTGA
- a CDS encoding PadR family transcriptional regulator translates to MGKQQMTEMLKGTLEGIVLAIVASEPAYGYEITAKLRDEGFSDIVEGTVYALLLRIEQRGLVDVTKVPSEKGPPRKVYSLNAQGREYLDEFWKSWSFLAERIAQLHQHHTDNQQHEGE, encoded by the coding sequence GTGGGCAAGCAGCAGATGACCGAGATGCTCAAGGGCACGCTTGAGGGCATCGTGCTCGCGATCGTGGCCTCCGAGCCCGCATACGGCTACGAGATCACCGCGAAGCTGCGGGACGAGGGCTTCTCCGACATCGTCGAGGGCACCGTCTATGCACTGCTCCTCAGGATCGAGCAGCGCGGACTCGTCGACGTGACGAAGGTCCCGTCGGAGAAGGGTCCGCCACGCAAGGTGTACTCGCTGAACGCACAGGGACGCGAGTACCTCGACGAGTTCTGGAAGAGCTGGAGCTTCCTCGCAGAACGCATCGCGCAGCTCCACCAGCACCACACCGACAACCAGCAGCACGAAGGAGAATGA